Proteins from one Hoplias malabaricus isolate fHopMal1 chromosome 2, fHopMal1.hap1, whole genome shotgun sequence genomic window:
- the gtf3aa gene encoding general transcription factor IIIAa, translated as MPRKKTFMCSFPDCSALYDREWKLEAHLCKHTGVRPFPCSVEGCSKSFCTKSHLTRHQLTHTGERPFRCTEEGCTEGFTTNFNLKKHISRKHRFEQKHYVCMFEGCGKRFKKNNQLKSHECTHTNLLPYECSYEGCEKRFMNPSKRKQHEKVHKGYPCTAEGCSFTGKNWTEFVKHKKEHKVRLQCDKCARSFRDQWFLRQHQKVHSEERVVFRCPKEGCLRSYTSAFNLQSHLLSFHEPERPFTCPQDGCHKTFCMRQSLQRHSVVHDPERKKQKKPRPRRTLASRLSGFNPSRLRPAAIPPVVTSQSERFNLKTQVGDFLERQREVNYTRTLDSRHTTMNTLVSYSAEITPSPSTEHPEIGQSDSCRSDPEIILILEPLELDSPAESQSEPIEFENAVTVQLQQREMKN; from the exons ATGCCGCGGAAGAAGACTTTTATGTGCTCTTTCCCAGACTGTTCGGCTTTGTACGATAGAGAGTGGAAACTAGAGGCTCATCTGTGTAAACACACCGGAGTG AGACCCTTTCCCTGTTCAGTTGAAGGCTGCAGCAAATCTTTCTGCACTAAATCACATCTCACTCGCCAtcagctcacacacactggagagagacCCTTCAG GTGCACAGAGGAAGGATGCACTGAAGGTTTCACCACAAACTTCAACCTGAAAAAACACATCTCACGCAAACACAGATTTGAACAGAAACACTATGTG tgtatgtttgaaggctgtgggaAACGGTTCAAGAAGAACAACCAGCTGAAGAGCCACGAATGTACACACACCAACCTGCTGCCGTATGA ATGTTCATATGAAGGATGCGAGAAACGATTCATGAACCCCAGCAAACGGAAACAACACGAGAAAGTCCACAAAG GTTACCCCTGCACTGCTGAGGGCTGCTCCTTCACAGGGAAGAACTGGACTGAGTTTGTCAAGCACAAGAAAGAGCACAAAG tacgGCTGCAGTGTGATAAGTGTGCAAGGTCCTTTAGAGATCAGTGGTTCCTGAGGCAGCACCAGAAGGTTCACTCTGAGGAACGGGTGGTGTTCCGCTGCCCCAAAGAAGGCTGCCTTCGGTCCTACACCTCCGCCTTTAATCTGCAGAGTCACCTCCTGTCCTTCCACGAGCCCGAGCGCCCCTTCACCTGCCCCCAGGACGGCTGCCACAAAACATTCTGCATGagg CAAAGTTTACAGCGCCACAGTGTGGTACACGACCCCGAGAGGAAGAAACAG AAAAAACCTCGTCCAAGACGAACTCTGGCATCTCGTCTGAGTGGCTTCAACCCTTCAAGATTACGTCCGGCAGCAATCCCACCTGTAGTgaccagccaatcagagcgcttCAATTTGAAGACTCAGGTGGGGGACTTCCTGGAGCGCCAGAGAGAAGTAAATTATACAAGAACTTTGGACTCTAGACACACCACGATGAACACACTCGTGTCTTACAGTGCTGAAATCACCCCGTCACCAAGTACTGAACACCCTGAAATCGGCCAATCAGATTCCTGCAGATCTGACCCTGAAATTATTCTCATATTAGAACCTCTAGAGTTGGACAGTCCAGcggagagccaatcagaacccaTAGAATTTGAGAATGCAGTAACTGTCCAATTACAACAAAGGGAAATGAAGAATTGA